Sequence from the Apium graveolens cultivar Ventura unplaced genomic scaffold, ASM990537v1 ctg8395, whole genome shotgun sequence genome:
aaaagtatttttaaaaaaatcaaaacaccaattccGGACTAAATattagttagttgtactagtcaaactgatacttgacttttaaaatgacaaaccaaatataattattttgattGGAACCTGAGGTTATATCACTAATAAGAATAtctttatttttttcaatttaattaatattttaaattagattttattttttaaatttatatttattttggttattaaatcttatataaattatatcacatgtttatatattattatatttagttattttattttttcataCTATATTTTGAACTtcttttttaaattatttaaaggttagtaaatatattaaaaaatatgtCAATAGGAGAGAATAAAAATTATTCAAATGttaaattttagttcttgaaaaaaataattatgtTGTATGATCAGAATCTTCAAATTTCGTCAATTTGTTGCATTAGTTTAGGGATAATTTATGTTGTGTAACAAAATTATTCTTAGTCGCTACACTAAAGTAGATTATATGGTTGAATATATAATTTAGGattataaatttaatatttaGGATATAGATATATGATTATAGTTTATAATTCTTTTAAAGTAATACAATCgtacatatatttataattttgattATTCTTATATTTTGTATGACATTTACTTAATTAATAGTTAATGGGCCGAAATAATTTTGTGATAGATGAAATTAGAAAATTGTAAAGCCGAGCCCAAGCTTATCAATTAGAAAAAACAGGGGACTAGGGTTTATTTATATATTCGTCATAAACCATACTCAGTGTCAGTGCTTATAAAATTGACAGCGGAAAGACAGAGAAAGGGAGGCGGCGAGAAAGAGAGAGGGCTACTGCCTCGCTACCATTTATCTCTTACCAAAACTCGACCCACAATTATAAACCACTCTTCCCCTGCTTCTTTTAAGGAAAGAAACAGAAAACATGTTCTGAATCGAAGGCCTGTTCCTGGTGTTCTTCAAAATCGAGGCCCTTAATTGATGGTAATTGCATTTTTAAATCGAAGTTCTTTGTTACTTCTGAATCGATGTCGTTATTTCCATTTTCTTCATTTAATTTGAATTAAGATTTTTTACTTAATTTTAGGTTGTTTGTTCATGTATTGTGCAGTCATGAATCGGTTGCTCGTTGAATAATGAGTGTGTAAGAAATTTTTGTAATTTATTGTTGAGTTTCCATGCTCGCCGGAAAATCTCCACTACCTTTGAGTTATTTCCTTTTCTAGCTTGTTCATGATGTTTTGACTGTATTGCTCCGATTCAATGCTTCATGTGCGGTTTGGTAATAGTTTACATTAAGGTTATTGCCTTCGGTAGAGTTCTCGTGAAATTCATTTTTTTCGTTTAATCGGCGTTCGCTTTTTTTTGGCCGGAATTAGTTAATTGTTGGTTATTTTGTTTGTAAGTTATATATGAATATTAGATTTTCGAATCAATTTTGAGTGTGATAAGCTGAAAAACCAGCCTGGGGTTTTGGATTGAATTTGGGCTGCCAGAAGGTGGGAAGACTCACCGGATTTTGGAAATTCCAAATTCCGGCATTTTTTTTAAAGCTGGTGTTCTTTAATTTGACCGAATGACATTGAATTTAGAACTGTATCTTTGACCATATATGGTTGAATTTAATTATTGggtgggactttcaaatattttcataaaatttaattatttcgcCGGTATATTCAAAATTTTAGTCAAAAATAAAAATCGACCGCCCTTGGTCGAATTCTTTCGGTCGTATTTAAACGGTTGTAATTTTCCTGTCGTAATTAagcggtcgaatttagttaaatatgACCGGACTTCTAAATCCGACTCTCTTTATTACAACCGATTCAAAATCAGTCGAAAttaactaaattcgaccgcgCGCGATCGAATtaagctaaattcgaccgatttttttcggtcgaatttagcctttttCCTTGTAGTGGCTTCACGCCCACAACCTCTTTATTTTTCGGTCTTTCAACGAGTTGCCATGTCTTATTTTTTTCAATCATGTAAAACTCCTCTTCCATTGCCTTCTTCCAAACATCTTCTCTAATTGCATCCTCAAAACTCGTTCGTTCAGTCATGCAAAAATTACACGACTCATAAATATCAGCAAGAGACCACATTTTCAGCGGAGTACTTCCTGAACTTGACGATCTTGCACTATCACTTGAAGGTGATGATGGATCAGTAGGTGAAGATGGATCAGATGGTGATGATGTTGGTGATGACTGATCATTATTTTTGTCTTCATTTAGAGCTTCTGCTTCAAATGTAATAGTTTGATTTTGACATGCTTCTTTCTCCCAATTCCAGCTAGCTCCTTCATCAAACAACACATCTTTACTTATGATTATTGATTTCTTCTTTAAACTATACAACCTATATCCTTTTGATTTTGAGCTGTAACCAAGAAGAATGCATTTTTCACTCGTGTCTTCCAGTTTATGTCTTTTTTCTTTCGGAATATGTGCATAGCAAATACAACCAAATATCTTTAAATGGCTTACTGAAGGCTTTTTTCTGCACCATGCTTCTAATGGAGTCATTTCTTTAACTGCCTTAGTTGGACATCTGTTAATTAAGTACACAGTAGTATGAATTGCTTCAGCCCAGAATGAATTTGGAAACCCTTTCTCCTCTAACATTGATTTGGCCATATTCACTACAGTTTGGTTCTTTCTTTCAgaaactccattttgttgaggtgagTAACCAACCGTGAGTTGTCTATCAATTCCTTCATCTTCACAAAATTTATCAAATTCTCTAGAGGTATATTCTTTACCCCTATCACTTCTCAAAACTTTTATGTAACAACCACTTTGTTTTCTAcaaatttcttgaattttttgaAAATGCTAAAGACCTCAGACttatatttcataaaataaacCCACGTCATTCTTGAGTAATCATCAATAAATAAAACAAAGTACCTATTTTCAGCAAGTGAAGGAGTCCTCATTGGTCCACACACGTCAGTGTGAACAAGCTCCAGCAGTCCCCCAGCTCTCCACGATCCTCCTCTTGGAAAAGAATTTCTATGGTGCTTTCCCATGGCACACCCTTCACACACTTCATTGTTATCTTCAACTTGAGGCACCCCATACACCATATTTTTCAGTTCCTTCAGCCCTTGAGAATGTATGTGTTCAAGCCTTTTATGCCAAAGCAAGGATTCATCTTTCAGGTGTGCTTTTATGGCCAAATCAGCATCATAATTGAACATTAGCTGAAAACTTCTGCGCCTTTTCATCTGTATTTTTGCAACCAATTTTCTGCCTTAATTTTTGTCATAAATTGTGCAAGTATCATCCTCAAAATAAGCAGCATATCCATTTTCTATGAGCTGACCAACACTAAGTAGATTTTGATCTAAATCAGGGATTAATAAAACATCATTAATGTATCGTATGCCATCTTTGTTTGAATACATATCGTACTTTTGCCTCTTGCCTGAACCAATATGCCATTTCCCATTTTCACTTCAGCGGTAATACTTTTATCAATCTTTGTAAATATTGTGATGTCTCCGGTCATGTGATTGCTACACCCGCTGTCCAATAACCAAGTAGTTCTACTTTTCTCTTTTGTGACCTGACAATTTGCATAAAAGACTGCATATCcatcttctttttcttcagataCATTCACTTGCTGCTGATTTTTGAACCTGCAATCTTTTTGCAAATGTCCAAATTTCTTACAATGATGACATTGAGGCTTCCCTATGAACCAGCAATCCTTCTCCGTATGGCTACTTCGTTTGCATATTTCACACTTGTTTGTTTCACTTGCATCACCTAAACATCTGTTATAATTACTTTTTCCTCTTCCTCTTTggcctcttcctcttcctctatTGAACATGCCACCTCTTGATGATACTCCTCCATTATAACTCTGAGACGGTGATTCCTTTTTGTTTAAGTTGAGCTTACATTGCAAAGCACTTTCAATGGATTTTTCGGAGTGTCTCATCAATCTTTGTTCATGGGACTGTAATGATGCCATCAACTCACCAGATTTTAATGTGTTAATATCTTTGGTTTCTTCAATAATGGACACCATAGCATCATATTGTATCAGTCAAGCTAATCAGAATTTTTTCAACAACTTTCTTATCGGTAACCACTTCACCGTACAAAGCCATTTGATTGACAATTTCATttaattttgaataataatcCTTTAAACTTTCAGACTCATTCATCTTCAAGTTCTCAAAATCTCTCCTGAGGGTTTGTAGCTTAATAGATCTTACCTTGGAATTTCCTTGGAATTCTTCTTGCAAAACTTCTGAAGCTTCTTTGCCGTTACAACCTTCATAATTCTGGGAAACAAGCTCTCTGATATAGCTTGTTGAATAAAGAAGAGGGCTTTTGCATCTTTCTTTTTAGTCTCTTTTAAGGCCTCCTTCTGAGCATTTGTTACATTTGCTGGTTCATCATATCCACTTTTCACTAAATCCCACAAGTCTTGAGATTGGAAAAGTGTTTTCATCTTCAAACTCCAATAATCATAGTTTTCACCATTAAAAATGGGCATTGTAGGTTGTTGAATATTCACACCTCGATTTGTTGCAGCCATTGTTGACTTGTTTGTTTCCGCCTACTGCTGTTGTTTACGCCCAGTTTCTAATCGAATCTAGCTTTGATACCAATTTGTTAAATATATCATGAATTATATAAGAGAAAAAGGTACTGGAAGAGTATATGTTATTTCATTAGATAACAACCTTATATACTACAAGGTTGTGGCTGGTGAGTTACATAACCACCAGGGAAAGAAGTGTTTCATTTTCGTGGACATTAAAAGTAGATTTATATATAGGATAACTACGTCTTTAAAAAACACATTACTTCTAACAATATTAAAATCAAATCCAATCAAACAACATAGAGTCATAAATAAACACGCACGCACAGATAGAAACAAAAAAATGAAAATACAGAAGAAACAAACCTCCTTGATAGCTGATGAACGCCCTGATAACCAATAGCTTCAATATGAAAGTACTTAAACAACTCTGACCTGCAAAAGATATTCCAAATAGGGCACATTCGAACCCAATTCAAACACCCAATCGGTGAAAACTCCTTAACAATTAGTACACAACTCAACTCAACTCAATTACCCAACTCGACAGAAAAAATAAACAGAAACAAAGGTAAATTTTAATTACCTAAATGAATACAAAACCCTAGCAAGTCAAATAAAAAAAACAATTACTAATCAAAGCTTGATGAGAGGGAAGATGCTAAGAAGTTCAAGCCCTTAATCATTTTTCTCTGTCTCACCGCCTTTTCTTATAAATATCTATCCTCGCAAGAAATCTGATTCATAACAAAAACATAATCAAGTAGTTAAGGAGTAATCAGACTAATTGCACATATTTAGTAAGTTAGGGAGTAATCAGACTATTTATGCATACTTGGTAGTATCAAGAATCTGAAGGAGATGAGGGTGGCTCTCTGGTATTGTGCAAAAAATGCAACACCTAAAAGCATAGTTCCAAATCCACAGGGCACTGAAATAATCAAATATACTAAGCATGCAAACTTTAACTGTTCACAGGAGATCTGTATCTCCAATCCTGCATACATGTGAAATCATCAATTAATTGCATAGATATTGTAAAAAGGTAGAAcatgatatatttatatatatctcaCATGTTCAGTGAAAGCTAATAAAAATGGAGAATATATCTCCTGCCCATAAGTTGACGCCACTTAGCTCCCTCACCAAGGGGATTAGTTTCTAAGATAATACTTACCTTGTATCTGCAATTATGAATGTGAACTTATAAATAACATTGTAAATGAAATCATTTACAGccaaaattaaaagaaaatcatATATATTAGAAGACTACTTATATCAAACCAAATGATATAAGTAGAAAACCCCGACATACACGGCTGGGAAAATGTATTGCTCACATCATCAAAAATTAGAAAGTAAACATCAACCAGAAAGTGACTTACAGTTAACCCAACGCACTTGttagaaaaaaaaaaaaactgtCCCATTTAGTGCCGCTGCAACACCTCTAACATCATCTTTAAGTAATCTCCTATAATTTGAGATTGCATTTCCTCCGATTACATAAAGGTATTGCATGAAGATAGCCTATAGAACGGATACATTAAAGGTTAGAAATCTTAGTTGAGTTGTTATTCTCACCAATTCCTAACGAAGTTTATTACCCTGCGAAAGTGCAGCGGATTTTTCTTTAGTCAATTTCGAGTAAGGGCTCGTACCTATACCAATATACATAAATATAATATCAACAAGTAATCAAATAAGAGGAAAAAATAATGATAAACAAAGAATGTGAACTTAATTGGACTACTTTGGCAACAAAAAAGTGCCACCAGCAGCACAATACAACACATTTTCAGTTTTCTAGCTAGaatatcactacaagaaataaggccgtttacgacggtttttttgaactaAAATCATCGTATTGAGGCATTTAAGACGGGAAAAAATTGTAGTTTTTGCTCGAGTAGTAAGTTCAATTTTTCGTCACAAAATAAAATTGCCTCGGAAGTTGGGAAGCAGGGCCCACattctcaataaaataataaatctacttacgacggaatatTCCGTCGTAAGTTATCAACATACGACGAATAATAATGTCGTATGTTAGTTACTTACGACGGAGGAAACGTTTTATGTTTTCTTACAAGATCCATCTTtgataaaataaaacacaaatttACGAGACAACTATACGTCGTAAATTAGTAACTTACGATGGAATATGTGATAAACAACTGTCGTAAGTTTGTACTTCCAGAATAAccaaattctgatttttcagttttcAGCCATGTTCggcttccaatttaaattctaaacatGTCAAAGTCTAATGCAATCACAAAGTTAACAAAAACTCCCTCGCAAAGTCTAATTTCATTTCCGGTAAGTAATTAAGCAACCATAGCCAAAAATGTGCAAGAACTACAAATAGTTCTGGGGTTTGTCAGGCTGGGGTTCAATGTTTTAATGAATTCTTCATTTTGTTTGTGAAaaaaaagatattcaagttttaattaaaCAACTTTGCAAACTTAGAGGTCTATTCAATTTATTTCTAAAGAGATTAAAATAATATTGTATTGAGCTAATTAACAATTAGTCATTTACCCTTCCATTACTGACATCGAGTTTGAAAAAAGCCCATATGTCCTTTTGGTGAACCCCGAACAAATCATGAGTATCCATATATCTTAATAATCTAAAAATCATTGTTTCACTTtaaaaatattatcaataaatatacatattcatatattactatttatttaatattttgtaCTTATggtttttgtaaaaaaaatgtgCGCCTTACtactaaaatatttatttttggatatactatctcttactatccaaaattgcataatatttaaaaatgttttttatattgttgttaagttacattgtacataacattaaaaaaaagtatattgtgcattgtgcattgtattcaaataatttatttttaaatatattacctctcatcaattaaaattgcatattatttaataaaaatgtgtctttcatttttttattttttttgatgaaaaaagtccaactatattatataaatatatgtaaaaaattgtACTTTATTTTTTCCAGCTGTATACAGATTTCACAAATTAAATGAGTATTTATGAAATTTGTATTTCCTGGATGTTATCCAGCGTTAAACATACGTTtatactttgaaatcaatggTAATGTTATTGACTTATTTTTTCGTATGCCTCTATTCTACTATAAATACATACACAATCTATGTTCCTCATACAAAAATTACAAATCATAGAGTGCCCTTTTTTTATGTATTCTTGTATAGAATGATAGTAAGAAGATCTCTCATATAATGATagtgtaaaaatatttaaatttgttaacaaaaatgtgttatagtttatcaaatccatataaattgaggatgttcatggtacatcattatattgaaattaatttttttaagatgaTGATGTTTCATGAACAATCCTTAGATTATATAGATTTTGTTTTTTAACCGTTGTATTCAGAGAAATAGAAATGCATATTAATTCAAGAAAATTAGTGATacaattttcttttatattattgGTTAGATATATTATTGAGGATTTGTGAATGCAATGAGTTGTTTCAATAATTTGGAAACATGAGCTAATCTGATTCTTAACCATATGTGAGATGGGATTGCAAAGTCTTTTTACCATAATTTTTATCTGTCtgtttatcaattttaatcatgtaTGTTTATATTCATTGGTGAATGTAATAGTGGGGTAGGGGTGATACATCACTatatcaaattcaaatatttaaatGAAGATTTATCATACTTTAGTTTCTAATATAAATATGTATCAATGGTAGAAAATAATTAGCTAATTTTGTTAATGTAGCTATTAAGTACTTTTGTTACAATCGATTTGATGAAGAGGTCTTTGAAAAATCATTTAATCTCCTTGTTGCCTATATGCTATGTGGATCTCACACGGTTAATGAGTAATGAGTTTTACTTTTGATACTAAAAAATATAACTTGACAACATTCAAATGTGGTATAGGAGTGTTACAAACTACTATTTGAAAATGCTAGTTTAATATGACTACATGGCAAATGAGAAATTCTCAAATCAAATATCCAGGCATCTAACATATTAGAATGAACTCGGGTGTCTAATACTAAACACTGGGAGCTGCACGGGATTGAAGTTTCTACTTCATGATGGTGGTATGCGTGTAATGTGTGTAAGTAAACCcgataaatataatgacttgtaaTTTAGAAATTCAGTTTAATTAAATTCATTTGATGGTCCTCTCTTAGTAAAATGAATAATGATACGATGAATAGATGAGGTAACTCAAAGGAAAACTGGGATTGATTTGCAAGTGTTGTGATGGAACTAATGGAGAAACAGTCTGCATAAACTACACCGGTTCACTCTTGCTCTAGCCTTTAGTGTAATCCATGGAAGCGACCATGATCAATTTATACTTATGGTTCGTGTACAATATTCTCTAAAAAATTGGTTGAAAGTTCAAAGAAGCACATATATGTGACCGGATGAATAAATTGTATAACATCATGTTTATAGATTCTTCACTTTGTTTAACAGCATCCGGTATATTCCTTTCTATTTTTTCCTATGTTCATTTCTGTTTTGAATTATGTCTGCATTTTCTAACGAGTCTGGatatgaaatttaataataaaaaaatacgAAATTAATGGGTTTCATTTAAGACTTTACAAGTATGTAATAATGGTATGTCGCCAtttacatgtataataatttgaattatgAGGAGGGAATTGGACATGTGTAGTCTGAGGATGTCT
This genomic interval carries:
- the LOC141704901 gene encoding uncharacterized protein LOC141704901 → MVSIIEETKDINTLKSGELMASLQSHEQRLMRHSEKSIESALQCKLNLNKKESPSQSYNGGVSSRGGMFNRGRGRGQRGRGKSNYNRCLGDASETNKCEICKRSSHTEKDCWFIGKPQCHHCKKFGHLQKDCRFKNQQQVNVSEEKEDGYAVFYANCQVTKEKSRTTWLLDSGCSNHMTGDITIFTKIDKSITAEVKMGNGILVQARGKNQNLLSVGQLIENGYAAYFEDDTCTIYDKN